The proteins below are encoded in one region of Paenibacillus sp. YYML68:
- a CDS encoding response regulator transcription factor translates to MPREKILIVDDETEIVELITLYLRREGYEVLCTSDGAEAVGMVNEHRPDLVILDVLLPSLDGIEVCRQIRKLYTTPILFLSCKSEDMDIILGFNIGGDDYITKPFSPGQLVARVKAHLRRSQLMEQTKDEGQHLIFPGLEMDLVNRTVKVNGHPVPLSSKEFDLLLQLARTPGKVLSLEQLYKLTWGVDSNGDTRTLLVHISNLRKKVEPNPAEPKYILTVRGIGYKFNG, encoded by the coding sequence ATGCCTAGAGAAAAAATATTAATTGTCGACGATGAAACCGAAATTGTTGAGCTTATTACCCTATACTTGCGCAGAGAAGGCTACGAGGTGCTCTGCACCTCAGACGGCGCAGAAGCTGTCGGCATGGTGAACGAGCATCGCCCCGATCTCGTCATTCTGGACGTTCTGCTGCCTAGCCTGGACGGCATCGAAGTATGTCGGCAAATACGTAAGCTGTACACGACACCTATTCTTTTCCTGAGCTGTAAGAGTGAGGATATGGACATTATTCTCGGCTTCAACATCGGCGGTGACGACTACATCACGAAGCCGTTCAGCCCTGGGCAGCTCGTTGCCCGCGTGAAGGCCCACCTTCGCCGCAGCCAGCTGATGGAGCAGACGAAGGACGAAGGGCAACACTTGATCTTCCCGGGTCTTGAGATGGACCTGGTGAACCGTACGGTCAAGGTCAACGGCCATCCGGTTCCGCTCTCGTCCAAGGAATTCGATCTGCTCCTGCAGCTCGCCCGTACTCCGGGCAAGGTGCTGTCGCTCGAGCAGCTGTACAAGCTGACTTGGGGCGTCGACAGCAACGGCGACACCCGAACGCTGCTCGTCCATATCAGCAATCTGCGCAAGAAGGTGGAGCCGAACCCCGCCGAGCCGAAATATATTCTCACCGTGCGCGGAATCGGCTATAAGTTCAACGGCTAA
- a CDS encoding cell wall metabolism sensor histidine kinase WalK has product MHTEDVSKYRAQGGVLVLDSYDWDRKHSLRLNGEWLFYWKQLWVPEVLQLEPEVERAVRYVELPSDWNGLNGPQDIPGRGYGTYRLTIKIAPDVDTLTLKMPYVRTAYKLWVNGELAAAVGEVGAFGNSKPHYSSKVIVVKPQFGTLDLIIQASNSHHRSGGMWDTPVLGSPERMQSELQLNLSIETIVVGGLLILGIHHLSLYAFRRKEKESVYFGIFCVLMGIRSLFLGESVIYYWFPGISWYVSNVLEYICYFIAVPSCLMFLYLVYPHEMKRWPVLVMSWLSVLSTLAVLLLSPPWFTYGMLLYEWAVKVAAVYVVAMMMVAHWRRREGTIFVLFGVGAYLTTLAAEMLYENDRLYAGGITFIGFLIGVLSVSFIVGSRFSKAITTVESLSRQMKELNAGLEQKIRERTAELERINLSLELVNEDLARMETSRRHLLSNISHDLGTPMTLIQGYVEALMDGVVDREQEQQYLKLIHNRITGLNRLIKDLFQLSKLEARQMEFDIQIVDTEELFQFFVERYELELAGAGIRFETSSYRLTPTEGRTTQVRVDMNRIDQVLTNIIYNAVKYTPKGGLIQLQFTVDEHALVVQVQDSGAGIAPEDLPYIFDRFYKKDKSRNTSGGGSGLGLAIAKEIIDYHGGRIWAQSRLGQGARLAFMLPLVK; this is encoded by the coding sequence ATGCACACCGAGGACGTATCCAAGTACCGGGCGCAGGGGGGCGTCCTCGTGCTCGACAGCTACGACTGGGACCGTAAGCATAGCCTTCGCTTGAATGGAGAGTGGCTGTTCTATTGGAAGCAGCTGTGGGTTCCGGAAGTGCTGCAGCTCGAGCCAGAGGTGGAGCGCGCTGTTCGTTATGTGGAGCTGCCCTCCGATTGGAATGGCCTGAATGGGCCGCAGGATATTCCGGGCAGGGGCTACGGCACGTACCGCCTGACGATTAAAATCGCCCCGGACGTCGATACACTAACGCTGAAGATGCCCTACGTGCGCACTGCCTATAAGCTATGGGTGAACGGCGAGCTCGCCGCTGCCGTCGGAGAGGTCGGTGCCTTCGGCAATAGCAAGCCGCACTATTCATCCAAGGTCATCGTCGTGAAGCCGCAGTTCGGCACGCTAGACCTCATCATACAGGCGTCCAACTCCCATCATCGCAGTGGAGGTATGTGGGATACACCGGTACTGGGCTCGCCAGAGCGGATGCAGTCGGAGCTGCAGCTTAATCTGTCCATCGAGACGATCGTCGTCGGGGGACTGCTCATTCTGGGCATTCATCACCTTTCCTTGTATGCGTTCAGGCGTAAGGAGAAGGAGTCCGTATACTTTGGGATATTCTGCGTGCTGATGGGTATTCGATCGCTGTTTCTCGGGGAGAGTGTGATCTATTATTGGTTCCCGGGCATCTCCTGGTATGTCTCCAATGTACTCGAGTACATCTGTTATTTCATCGCGGTGCCCTCGTGTCTCATGTTCCTGTACTTGGTATATCCGCACGAGATGAAGAGATGGCCCGTCCTCGTGATGAGCTGGCTGTCTGTGTTGAGTACGCTGGCTGTGCTGCTGCTGTCCCCGCCATGGTTCACCTACGGCATGCTGCTCTATGAGTGGGCCGTGAAGGTAGCTGCCGTCTACGTGGTGGCCATGATGATGGTGGCGCACTGGCGCAGAAGAGAAGGGACGATCTTCGTGCTGTTCGGGGTCGGTGCATACTTGACGACGTTGGCAGCGGAGATGCTATATGAGAACGATCGCCTATACGCAGGGGGCATTACGTTCATCGGCTTCCTCATCGGCGTGCTGAGCGTCTCCTTCATCGTCGGCTCCCGATTCTCCAAGGCGATTACGACGGTCGAGTCACTGTCCAGACAGATGAAGGAGCTGAATGCCGGTCTCGAGCAAAAAATTCGTGAGCGGACGGCGGAGCTCGAGCGCATCAACCTGAGTCTGGAGCTGGTGAATGAGGACCTGGCCCGCATGGAGACGTCCAGACGTCACTTGCTCAGCAACATCTCGCACGATCTCGGCACGCCGATGACGTTGATTCAGGGCTATGTCGAGGCGCTGATGGACGGCGTCGTGGACCGCGAGCAGGAGCAGCAATACTTGAAGCTGATCCATAACCGGATTACCGGATTGAACCGACTGATCAAGGATCTATTCCAGCTGTCCAAGCTCGAAGCGCGACAGATGGAGTTCGATATTCAGATAGTCGATACGGAGGAGCTGTTCCAGTTCTTCGTTGAGCGGTATGAGCTCGAGCTCGCAGGCGCCGGCATTCGCTTTGAGACGTCATCTTACCGACTGACACCAACTGAGGGGCGAACGACCCAGGTCCGGGTCGACATGAACCGGATCGATCAGGTGCTGACGAACATCATCTACAACGCGGTGAAGTATACACCGAAGGGCGGCTTGATCCAGTTGCAGTTCACCGTGGACGAGCATGCGCTCGTCGTGCAGGTGCAGGACAGCGGTGCCGGTATTGCGCCGGAGGATTTACCCTACATCTTCGACCGATTCTACAAAAAAGACAAGTCCCGTAACACGTCAGGCGGCGGCAGCGGCCTCGGTCTTGCGATCGCGAAGGAGATCATCGATTACCACGGCGGCCGCATCTGGGCGCAGAGCCGTCTGGGCCAAGGTGCGCGGCTTGCCTTCATGCTGCCGCTGGTGAAGTAA
- a CDS encoding AraC family transcriptional regulator encodes MSVPSGDTKESYYVVSNPQPQADRDLVVLFAGNSQTKPGHKPGPKIVDYYLLHHVLSGLGTYTCAGRTYELRAGDTFLIEPGTLINYMADLHRPWHYRWIAFQGEAAARALRDIGLHSEQPIVRSGRTRRLPMLFQDVQQAFQDRSAGAGLKAQGCLQLILAEFADTLKPEKTSDPKATAGSDRTVQQALHYLTAQYAEPITIELMADTLGYNRAYLSALFKAHTGVSPVTFLLRLRLDKARRLLRERPELTVEQIASSVGFQDPLHFSKQFKRHYQASPTDYRSSLR; translated from the coding sequence ATGAGTGTGCCATCAGGGGATACAAAGGAGAGCTACTACGTCGTCTCGAACCCGCAGCCGCAGGCCGACCGCGACCTCGTCGTGCTGTTCGCCGGCAATAGCCAAACAAAGCCCGGGCACAAGCCCGGACCGAAGATCGTCGACTATTACTTGCTGCATCATGTGCTCTCTGGACTCGGCACCTACACGTGCGCCGGGCGCACCTACGAGCTCCGCGCCGGCGACACGTTCCTCATCGAGCCCGGCACCCTCATTAACTATATGGCCGACCTGCATAGACCTTGGCATTATCGCTGGATCGCCTTCCAGGGGGAAGCGGCCGCGCGTGCGCTGCGCGACATCGGCCTCCACTCCGAGCAGCCTATCGTCCGCTCCGGTCGCACTCGGCGGCTGCCGATGCTATTCCAAGACGTGCAGCAGGCGTTCCAGGACCGCTCAGCAGGCGCCGGACTGAAGGCTCAAGGCTGCCTTCAGCTCATCCTCGCCGAATTCGCCGACACGCTGAAGCCGGAGAAGACGAGCGACCCTAAGGCGACGGCAGGGTCAGACCGGACGGTGCAGCAGGCACTCCATTACTTGACCGCTCAATATGCCGAGCCGATCACGATCGAGCTGATGGCCGATACGCTCGGCTACAATCGGGCTTACTTGTCCGCTCTGTTCAAGGCGCATACCGGCGTCAGTCCGGTCACGTTCCTGCTGCGGCTCCGCCTCGATAAGGCTCGGCGTCTGCTCCGGGAGCGACCAGAGCTGACCGTGGAGCAGATTGCCTCCTCGGTCGGCTTCCAGGACCCGCTCCACTTCTCCAAGCAATTCAAGCGTCACTATCAGGCGTCACCGACCGACTACCGCAGCTCGCTGCGGTAA
- a CDS encoding galactokinase has translation MSTIQALHERFTQLYGADSNEPVRVFHAPGRVNLIGEHTDYNGGYVFPAALTFGTTLLIRRRSDDQLGLASTNFEAHKHISIQGLAYSDEDDWMNYPKGVAVELQKQGVSLSGYDLLFSGAIPNGAGLSSSASIEVVTAFALLTMEGQSIDCVQIALLAQRAENEFIGVKCGIMDQFAVAMGKKDHAVLLMCDTLEYKHVPFNSGAYRLVIGNTNKKRGLVDSAYNERRSQCEQAVRELQVHYPELTLLGQLSLAQYNDAEQLIADETVKKRARHVVEEIDRVLQSMKVLEQGDLAAFGQLMNASHVSLRDLYEVTGFELDTMVEAAWEVPGVLGARMTGAGFGGCTVSLVHEDSIERFQEEVGRKYREKTGLEASFYVCEIGDGVKEL, from the coding sequence ATGTCTACGATTCAAGCCTTGCACGAGCGCTTTACACAGCTATACGGAGCTGATTCGAACGAGCCGGTTCGCGTCTTCCATGCTCCCGGCCGCGTGAACCTGATCGGAGAGCATACCGATTATAACGGCGGCTACGTATTCCCGGCTGCGCTCACGTTCGGCACGACGCTGCTCATCCGCAGACGCTCGGACGACCAGCTCGGACTTGCTTCAACGAACTTTGAAGCGCACAAGCATATTTCCATTCAAGGATTGGCTTACTCGGACGAGGACGATTGGATGAACTACCCGAAGGGCGTTGCGGTCGAGCTTCAGAAGCAGGGCGTGTCGCTCAGCGGCTACGATCTGCTCTTCAGCGGCGCCATTCCGAACGGCGCAGGCTTGTCCTCCTCGGCATCTATCGAGGTGGTGACCGCCTTCGCACTGCTTACGATGGAAGGTCAGAGCATCGACTGCGTTCAGATCGCCTTGCTCGCACAGCGGGCGGAGAATGAGTTCATCGGCGTGAAGTGCGGCATTATGGACCAGTTCGCGGTGGCGATGGGCAAGAAGGATCACGCGGTGCTGCTGATGTGCGATACGCTGGAATATAAGCACGTCCCATTCAACAGCGGAGCTTATCGTCTTGTCATCGGCAACACGAACAAGAAGCGCGGTCTCGTCGATTCAGCGTACAATGAGCGTCGCTCGCAATGTGAGCAGGCCGTTCGCGAGCTGCAGGTGCACTATCCAGAGCTGACGCTGCTCGGACAGCTAAGTCTGGCGCAATATAATGACGCCGAGCAGCTGATCGCAGACGAGACGGTGAAGAAGCGTGCCCGTCATGTTGTGGAGGAGATCGACCGCGTGCTGCAGTCGATGAAGGTGCTCGAGCAGGGAGACCTTGCGGCGTTCGGTCAGCTGATGAACGCGTCTCACGTCTCACTGCGCGACCTGTACGAGGTGACTGGCTTCGAGCTGGACACGATGGTCGAGGCAGCCTGGGAGGTGCCGGGCGTGCTGGGCGCGCGGATGACTGGTGCAGGCTTCGGCGGCTGCACGGTGTCGCTCGTACACGAGGACAGCATTGAGCGGTTCCAGGAGGAGGTCGGTCGCAAGTATCGCGAGAAGACCGGCCTTGAGGCGAGCTTCTACGTATGTGAGATCGGAGACGGCGTGAAGGAGCTGTAA